Proteins encoded by one window of Halomonas chromatireducens:
- a CDS encoding sodium-dependent transporter, with product MSTHNVWTHKGTFLLAAVGSAVGLGNLWRFPYLTGENGGGAFILVYALTIFAVGIPILIGETMLGRASRRSPIMGMRHLTRTHNTSRAWESIGWLGAASAFLILSFYSVIAGWAIHYTGLMLTGSLAGADAATIGASFDSLLAAPALLTLYHTLFIIASGLIVGLGIHKGLENSLRILMPSLFVILLVVLGYGIANGDFGAALGFLFTFDIGALSLEGWLQAMGQSFFTLSLGMGAIMAYGAYMSSEVSLTRTAFAIAFVDTAVAMIAGLAIFSLVFGAGLDAAAGPGLMFVSLPLAFAEMPFGALVGGVFFILVLGAAISSSISLIEPVAAFLVERFDLTRPQAVFGMVTASWAMGLLTVVSFNIWAEGTIFHALFGRNAFDFIELLTNIFMPLGGLLIALFAGWALTHSEVMKEMRTSETWFTIWRFLVRFVAPAAVAFVFLRSIPQIEGYLIPTVGALVIVGAFAAGRTFLVDNSQEL from the coding sequence ATGAGCACGCATAACGTCTGGACACACAAGGGCACCTTCCTGCTTGCCGCAGTCGGCTCGGCAGTAGGGCTCGGCAATCTATGGCGCTTCCCCTACCTTACCGGCGAAAACGGGGGCGGTGCTTTCATCCTCGTTTATGCACTGACCATTTTCGCCGTTGGCATTCCTATCCTGATCGGCGAGACCATGCTCGGCAGGGCCAGCCGACGCAGCCCCATCATGGGCATGCGTCACCTGACCAGAACGCACAATACCTCCCGCGCCTGGGAGTCCATCGGCTGGCTGGGGGCGGCCTCGGCCTTCCTGATACTGAGCTTCTATTCGGTCATCGCCGGCTGGGCGATCCACTATACCGGGCTGATGCTCACCGGCAGCCTGGCCGGCGCCGACGCCGCCACCATCGGAGCGAGCTTCGACAGCCTGCTGGCCGCCCCGGCACTGCTCACCCTCTACCACACCCTGTTCATCATCGCCTCGGGGCTGATCGTCGGCCTGGGTATCCACAAGGGGCTCGAGAACAGCCTGCGCATCCTGATGCCCTCGCTGTTCGTCATCCTGCTGGTGGTACTTGGCTACGGCATCGCCAATGGCGACTTCGGTGCAGCACTCGGCTTCCTGTTCACCTTCGATATCGGCGCCTTGAGCCTCGAAGGCTGGCTACAGGCGATGGGCCAGTCGTTCTTCACCTTGAGCCTCGGCATGGGGGCGATCATGGCCTATGGCGCCTACATGTCCAGCGAGGTCTCGCTGACCCGTACCGCCTTCGCCATCGCCTTCGTCGATACCGCCGTGGCCATGATCGCAGGCCTTGCCATATTCTCGCTGGTGTTCGGCGCCGGCCTCGATGCCGCCGCCGGACCCGGCCTGATGTTCGTGTCCCTGCCGCTGGCCTTCGCCGAGATGCCCTTCGGCGCCCTGGTGGGCGGGGTCTTCTTCATCCTGGTGCTGGGTGCGGCCATCAGCTCCTCGATCTCGCTGATCGAGCCGGTGGCCGCCTTCCTGGTGGAACGCTTCGACCTGACCCGCCCCCAGGCTGTCTTCGGCATGGTGACGGCAAGCTGGGCCATGGGTCTGCTGACGGTGGTGAGTTTCAACATCTGGGCCGAAGGCACTATCTTCCATGCCCTGTTCGGCCGCAACGCCTTCGACTTCATCGAACTGCTGACCAATATCTTCATGCCGCTGGGCGGGCTGCTGATCGCGCTGTTCGCCGGCTGGGCGCTGACCCACTCCGAGGTCATGAAGGAGATGCGTACCAGCGAGACCTGGTTCACCATCTGGCGCTTCCTGGTGCGCTTCGTGGCACCGGCAGCGGTGGCCTTCGTCTTCCTGCGGAGCATTCCGCAAATCGAGGGTTACCTGATACCCACCGTGGGTGCGCTGGTGATCGTCGGCGCCTTTGCTGCCGGCCGTACCTTCCTGGTGGACAACAGCCAGGAGCTGTAA
- a CDS encoding MurR/RpiR family transcriptional regulator: MSSVQKPSFVTRVKAALPLLHPTERRLAEFILNFPGELASYTATELAGLAGVSNATVTRFIKKLGYRSYEEARQHVRDNREEGAALLRVEGREEAEGDNLLHRHIHQAVKNLDHASQHLSQAVLDEVAEAMLTARRVWVIGFRSSHPFAEYLNWQILQVIESTSLLPRAGETLAENLISIAADDCVILFGLKRRTADLEAVLGQVERSGAKVLYITDESAPSNERVRWHAVCRTAAPGPLFNHVAVLSLCHFLATRVIELSGAEGRRRLTGIEAIHEALDELQ, translated from the coding sequence ATGAGTTCGGTGCAAAAGCCTTCCTTTGTAACCCGTGTCAAGGCGGCGCTGCCGTTACTTCATCCCACCGAGCGAAGACTTGCCGAGTTCATTCTGAATTTCCCGGGGGAGCTGGCCAGCTACACCGCCACAGAACTGGCAGGCCTTGCCGGCGTCTCTAACGCTACCGTGACACGTTTCATCAAGAAGCTGGGCTACCGCTCTTATGAAGAGGCGCGTCAGCACGTGCGCGATAATCGCGAGGAGGGCGCGGCGCTGCTGCGTGTGGAAGGGCGTGAAGAGGCTGAGGGCGATAATCTGCTGCATCGGCATATTCACCAGGCGGTCAAGAACCTCGACCACGCCAGCCAGCACCTCTCTCAGGCGGTGCTTGATGAGGTGGCAGAAGCCATGCTCACGGCCCGAAGGGTGTGGGTGATCGGCTTCCGCAGCAGCCATCCATTCGCTGAGTATCTCAATTGGCAGATCCTGCAGGTGATCGAGAGTACCTCGCTGCTGCCACGGGCGGGGGAAACACTGGCCGAGAACCTGATCAGTATTGCTGCCGACGACTGCGTGATCCTGTTCGGTCTCAAGCGTCGCACGGCGGATCTGGAGGCGGTGCTTGGGCAGGTCGAGCGCAGTGGCGCCAAGGTGCTATACATCACCGACGAGAGCGCCCCCAGCAACGAGCGGGTCCGCTGGCATGCGGTGTGCCGCACAGCGGCGCCGGGTCCGTTATTCAACCATGTGGCGGTACTATCGCTGTGCCATTTTCTGGCCACGCGGGTGATCGAGCTCTCCGGCGCCGAGGGGCGTCGCCGACTGACCGGCATTGAGGCGATTCACGAAGCGCTTGATGAGTTGCAGTGA
- a CDS encoding tripartite tricarboxylate transporter permease — MIGFDAILASFAAALHYESIAIILGGVLLGYIVGVIPGLNRAVAIAIAIPLTFYMSAYAAIAFLIGLSKGTAAGSAVSAILLNTPGEPSSAATCLDGYPMARDGKPRKALKVGLLASVIGDLLATLLLIAVAIPFASVALKFGPYELAAILIFALVFIAAMAGGSFLKGLAAGGMGIILGTVGLDPETGAARLTFGYAELMEGVPILPLVIGTLALAEMFVQLDEYRRNKGASVIKLSDDKADDLSYREFKGTLPTILKSTGVGAFVGALPGLGPSVGAFMAYGLAKRSAKDPDSFGKGNPNGIAAAEASDNAVIPASYIPLFGLGIPGSVSAALLVGAFMIHGIQVGPLMLRDHPEMLFTLFSGMIVASLLMLAVGWYGLRIFARVTSVPPHIVIAVVIFLCLAGIQVQGYGTFGLVTVFVFAIFGYFLKKFDYSFXPPVRWQQPAASS, encoded by the coding sequence ATGATCGGTTTCGACGCCATTCTCGCCTCCTTCGCGGCGGCCCTGCACTACGAATCCATCGCCATCATCCTTGGCGGCGTGCTGCTCGGCTATATCGTCGGTGTCATTCCCGGCCTCAACCGGGCCGTGGCCATCGCCATCGCCATTCCGCTGACCTTCTACATGTCGGCCTATGCCGCCATCGCCTTCCTGATCGGCCTGTCCAAGGGCACCGCCGCCGGCAGTGCCGTCTCGGCCATCCTGCTCAATACGCCCGGCGAGCCCTCATCGGCGGCCACCTGCCTCGATGGTTATCCCATGGCCCGCGACGGCAAGCCGCGCAAGGCACTCAAGGTAGGCCTGCTGGCCTCGGTGATCGGCGATCTGCTGGCCACCCTGCTGTTGATTGCGGTGGCCATTCCGTTCGCGTCGGTGGCGCTGAAGTTCGGCCCCTACGAGCTGGCCGCCATCCTGATCTTTGCGCTGGTCTTCATTGCCGCCATGGCCGGGGGGTCGTTCCTCAAGGGACTGGCGGCCGGCGGCATGGGGATCATTCTCGGCACCGTAGGACTCGACCCGGAAACCGGGGCGGCGCGCTTGACCTTCGGCTACGCCGAGCTGATGGAGGGCGTGCCGATCCTGCCGCTGGTGATCGGGACTCTGGCACTCGCCGAGATGTTCGTGCAGCTCGACGAGTATCGCCGCAACAAGGGCGCCAGCGTGATCAAGCTGAGCGACGACAAGGCGGACGATCTCTCCTACCGAGAGTTCAAGGGCACCCTGCCGACCATCCTGAAGAGTACCGGGGTGGGGGCCTTCGTCGGGGCGCTGCCGGGCCTGGGGCCGTCGGTAGGGGCCTTCATGGCCTATGGCCTGGCCAAGCGCAGCGCCAAGGATCCCGACAGCTTCGGCAAGGGCAACCCCAACGGCATCGCCGCCGCCGAGGCGTCGGACAACGCAGTGATCCCGGCCAGCTATATCCCCCTGTTCGGCCTGGGCATCCCCGGGAGCGTCTCGGCCGCCCTGCTGGTGGGTGCCTTCATGATCCACGGCATCCAGGTGGGGCCGCTGATGTTGCGCGACCACCCGGAAATGCTCTTCACGCTGTTCTCGGGGATGATCGTGGCGAGCCTGTTGATGCTGGCAGTGGGCTGGTATGGCCTGCGTATCTTCGCCCGGGTCACCAGCGTGCCGCCGCATATCGTCATTGCGGTGGTGATCTTCCTCTGCCTGGCCGGCATCCAGGTGCAGGGCTATGGCACCTTCGGCCTGGTTACGGTATTCGTCTTCGCGATCTTCGGCTACTTCCTGAAAAAGTTCGATTACTCCTTCNCGCCGCCAGTGAGGTGGCAGCAACCAGCAGCTTCAAGTTGA
- the glnA gene encoding glutamate--ammonia ligase — protein sequence MSAKTLALIEENDVKWVDLRFTDTKGKEQHVTIPARDVDDEFFENGQMFDGSSISGWKGINESDMILRPEDGTAFLDPFTEDATIVLRCDIIEPATMQGYERDPRSIAKRAEAYLQSSGLGDTAFFGPEPEFFIFDEVHWKTDIEGAMFKISSEEGAWSTDRQVEGGNLAHRPRVKGGYFPVPPVDSFHDIRGAMCNTLEAIGQTVEVHHHEVANAGQNEIGVKFNTLVKKADELQEMKYVVHNVAHAYGKTATFMPKPLVGDNGSGMHVHQSFWKDGVNQFAGDQYAGLSEMALYYIGGIIKHAPALNAFTNASTNSYKRLVPGFEAPVMLAYSARNRSASIRIPYTASPKGKRVECRFPDPTANPYLCFAAMLMAGIDGIKNKIHPGDAMDKNLYDLPPEEGKKVPTVASSLDQALEALDADRAFLTEGGVFTDDMIDAYIELKMEDVERIRMSTHPVEFDMYYSC from the coding sequence ATGTCTGCCAAGACTCTCGCCCTGATCGAAGAAAACGACGTGAAGTGGGTTGACCTGCGCTTCACCGACACCAAAGGCAAGGAGCAGCACGTCACCATCCCCGCGCGTGACGTGGACGACGAATTTTTCGAGAACGGGCAGATGTTCGATGGCTCCTCCATCTCCGGCTGGAAGGGCATCAACGAGTCGGACATGATCCTGCGCCCGGAAGACGGTACCGCCTTCCTCGATCCGTTCACCGAAGACGCCACCATCGTGCTGCGCTGCGACATCATCGAGCCCGCCACCATGCAGGGCTACGAGCGCGACCCGCGCTCAATCGCCAAGCGGGCGGAAGCCTACCTGCAGTCCAGCGGCCTGGGCGACACCGCCTTCTTCGGCCCGGAGCCGGAATTCTTCATCTTCGATGAGGTGCACTGGAAGACCGATATCGAAGGGGCGATGTTCAAGATCTCCTCTGAAGAGGGCGCCTGGTCCACCGACCGTCAGGTCGAGGGTGGCAACCTGGCCCACCGTCCGCGGGTCAAGGGAGGCTACTTCCCGGTGCCGCCGGTGGACAGCTTCCACGATATTCGCGGCGCCATGTGCAACACCCTGGAGGCCATCGGCCAGACCGTCGAAGTGCATCACCACGAGGTGGCCAACGCCGGCCAGAACGAGATCGGCGTCAAGTTCAACACCCTGGTGAAGAAGGCCGACGAGCTTCAGGAGATGAAGTACGTCGTGCATAACGTGGCTCACGCCTATGGCAAGACTGCGACCTTCATGCCCAAGCCGCTGGTTGGTGACAACGGTTCAGGCATGCACGTGCATCAGTCCTTCTGGAAGGATGGCGTCAACCAGTTCGCCGGTGACCAGTACGCCGGACTGTCTGAAATGGCGCTTTACTACATCGGCGGTATCATCAAGCACGCCCCTGCCCTGAACGCCTTCACCAATGCCTCCACCAACTCCTACAAGCGTCTGGTTCCTGGCTTCGAGGCGCCGGTCATGCTGGCCTACAGTGCTCGCAACCGCTCCGCTTCCATTCGCATTCCTTACACCGCCAGCCCCAAGGGCAAGCGCGTCGAGTGCCGTTTCCCGGATCCGACCGCCAACCCTTACCTGTGCTTCGCGGCGATGCTGATGGCGGGTATCGACGGTATCAAGAACAAGATCCACCCCGGCGATGCCATGGACAAGAACCTGTACGACCTGCCGCCGGAAGAGGGCAAGAAGGTTCCGACCGTGGCCAGTAGCCTGGATCAGGCTCTGGAGGCGCTGGATGCCGATCGTGCCTTCCTCACCGAGGGTGGCGTCTTCACGGATGACATGATCGATGCCTATATCGAGCTCAAGATGGAAGACGTGGAGCGTATCCGCATGAGTACGCATCCGGTCGAATTCGACATGTACTACAGCTGCTGA
- a CDS encoding DUF4124 domain-containing protein: MKKALLVIIGLLVASSALATTIYRTVDSQGNVIFTDSPGGGGEPVELAPLTVVPSRELPGSAEPPRVEGVAPRASASPGQPFMPYDVFRIASPANGAELAASHAGNVQVELTIEPELRPDHQARLLVNGRVSQTAMHTAVFMLTDLDRGQYVIQAELLDGSGEIRHRTQPVTLHVRRSPAG; encoded by the coding sequence ATGAAGAAGGCGCTTTTGGTAATCATTGGGCTGCTGGTCGCCTCCTCTGCCCTGGCGACAACCATCTATCGCACCGTCGACTCTCAGGGCAACGTGATCTTCACCGACAGTCCGGGCGGAGGTGGCGAGCCGGTGGAGCTCGCGCCGCTCACGGTGGTGCCCTCCCGGGAGCTACCCGGAAGTGCAGAGCCGCCGCGGGTGGAGGGCGTTGCGCCGCGTGCCAGCGCATCCCCGGGCCAGCCCTTCATGCCCTACGATGTCTTTCGTATCGCTTCGCCAGCGAATGGCGCTGAGCTGGCCGCCAGCCATGCAGGCAACGTGCAGGTGGAGCTTACCATCGAACCTGAGCTGCGGCCCGACCATCAGGCCCGGTTGCTGGTGAACGGCAGGGTGAGCCAGACCGCGATGCACACCGCTGTCTTCATGCTCACCGATCTCGATCGTGGCCAGTACGTGATCCAGGCTGAGCTGCTGGATGGGAGCGGTGAGATTCGCCATCGCACCCAGCCGGTGACGCTCCATGTTCGGCGATCTCCTGCCGGTTGA
- the glnL gene encoding nitrogen regulation protein NR(II) produces MHVHTKRRPMHRRLMEHLTTAVLLLDGSLRLSGMNPAAEALLAVSLGRVKGMRLSTLVTEDDGMSAVLAKSRDDGHPFTQREVRLALVTGAVITIDYTVTPLSEEELLVEMEPRDRLLRISREEALLNRQEAIKVLSRGLAHEVKNPLGGIRGAAQLLERDLDDPALAEFTRIIVEEVDRLRDLVDCMLGPNQLVRHEPLNIHKVLERVRTLLMAETPIVQVERDYDPSLPDFPGDEAQMIQAVLNVARNAVEAMAEAGTEQPHLLMRTRARRQFTLGAERHRLVCEVALIDNGPGVPESLQETLFYPMVSGRAEGSGLGLSIAQGILHQHQGLIECESSPGHTEFRLLIPLERRHD; encoded by the coding sequence GTGCATGTTCACACCAAGAGAAGACCAATGCATCGACGTCTGATGGAACACCTCACCACTGCGGTGCTGCTACTGGATGGCAGCCTGCGCCTGAGCGGGATGAACCCCGCCGCTGAAGCACTGCTGGCGGTAAGTCTTGGGCGCGTGAAGGGGATGCGGCTGTCGACGCTGGTCACCGAGGACGATGGCATGAGCGCGGTGCTGGCCAAGTCACGCGATGATGGCCATCCCTTCACTCAGCGGGAGGTGAGGCTGGCGCTTGTAACCGGTGCGGTGATCACCATCGACTATACCGTGACGCCTCTGTCGGAGGAGGAACTCCTGGTCGAGATGGAGCCTCGCGATCGCTTGCTGCGGATCTCCCGGGAGGAGGCGCTGCTCAACCGGCAGGAGGCGATCAAGGTGCTCTCCCGTGGCCTGGCCCATGAGGTAAAGAACCCGCTGGGGGGGATCCGCGGCGCCGCGCAGCTGCTGGAGCGTGACCTCGATGATCCCGCGCTTGCCGAATTCACCCGTATCATTGTCGAGGAGGTGGACCGCCTGCGGGATCTGGTGGACTGCATGCTGGGCCCGAACCAACTGGTGCGCCATGAGCCGCTCAACATCCATAAAGTGCTCGAGCGGGTGCGTACTCTACTGATGGCCGAGACTCCGATTGTTCAGGTGGAGCGTGACTACGACCCCAGTCTGCCCGACTTCCCGGGTGACGAGGCGCAGATGATCCAGGCCGTGCTGAACGTGGCACGTAACGCCGTGGAAGCCATGGCAGAGGCCGGCACGGAACAGCCGCACCTGCTGATGAGAACCCGGGCACGGCGTCAGTTCACGCTGGGTGCGGAGAGACATCGCCTGGTCTGCGAGGTGGCGCTGATCGACAACGGCCCTGGCGTTCCCGAGAGCCTGCAGGAGACGCTCTTCTACCCCATGGTGTCGGGCCGTGCCGAAGGCAGCGGGCTCGGGCTGTCCATCGCGCAGGGCATCCTGCATCAACATCAGGGCTTGATCGAATGCGAATCCAGCCCTGGTCATACCGAATTTCGCTTGCTTATACCCCTGGAGAGGCGCCATGACTGA
- the ntrC gene encoding nitrogen regulation protein NR(I): MTDVARVAVVDDDRAIRWVLERALAQPDLDVECIERADLALSRLLDDPPDVLVTDIRMPGIDGLDLMSRVRDVHPDLPVIVMTAHSDLDSAVASYQGGAFEYLPKPFDVDEALALVRRAVAHARERKRPVSVPEGLDAEIIGEAPAMQEVFRAIGRLSHSHITVLINGESGTGKERVARALHQHSPRTGKPFIALNMAAIPRDLIESELFGHEKGAFTGATAQRQGRFEQADGGTLFLDEIGDMPAETQTRLLRVLADGEFYRVGGHTPVKVDVRIIAATHQNLETLVEDGRFREDLFHRLNVIRVHLPKLAERREDIPRLARHFLAEASKELSTDVKVLTKDAETHLTRLPWPGNVRQLENTCRWLTVMASGREVLIEDLPPELREPEAAERGNGDWRAAFRDWADRALAAGHTHLLEEAVPDFEKILIETALKHTGGRKGEAAELLGWGRNTLTRKLKTLLPALADGE; this comes from the coding sequence ATGACTGATGTCGCACGTGTCGCTGTCGTCGATGATGATCGTGCCATTCGCTGGGTGCTGGAGCGCGCCCTGGCCCAGCCCGACCTTGATGTCGAATGCATTGAGCGGGCCGACCTGGCGCTCAGCCGGCTGCTGGACGACCCGCCGGATGTACTGGTTACCGATATTCGCATGCCGGGCATCGACGGCCTGGACCTGATGTCAAGGGTGCGGGATGTGCATCCCGACCTGCCGGTCATCGTGATGACCGCACACTCCGACCTGGATAGTGCGGTTGCCTCTTATCAGGGCGGTGCCTTCGAGTACCTGCCCAAGCCCTTCGACGTCGACGAGGCGTTGGCGCTGGTGCGTCGTGCCGTCGCCCATGCACGGGAGCGCAAGCGGCCGGTCAGCGTGCCCGAGGGGCTGGATGCCGAGATCATCGGCGAGGCCCCGGCCATGCAGGAGGTGTTTCGCGCCATTGGCCGGCTGTCGCACTCCCACATCACGGTGCTGATCAACGGCGAATCGGGTACCGGCAAGGAGCGCGTGGCCCGTGCCCTGCATCAGCACAGCCCGAGAACGGGCAAGCCGTTCATCGCGCTGAACATGGCGGCGATACCACGTGACCTGATCGAGTCGGAGCTGTTCGGCCATGAGAAGGGGGCCTTTACCGGTGCCACCGCCCAGCGCCAGGGGCGTTTCGAGCAGGCTGATGGCGGTACGCTGTTTCTCGACGAGATCGGTGACATGCCTGCCGAGACCCAGACCCGGCTGCTGCGGGTACTGGCCGACGGCGAATTCTACCGGGTCGGCGGTCACACGCCGGTGAAGGTGGACGTGCGCATCATTGCCGCGACCCATCAGAACCTCGAGACCCTGGTCGAGGACGGACGCTTTCGTGAGGACCTCTTCCATCGCCTCAACGTGATCCGCGTGCATCTGCCGAAGCTGGCCGAGCGGCGCGAGGATATCCCGAGGCTGGCGCGGCACTTCCTGGCCGAGGCGTCCAAGGAGCTGTCGACCGACGTCAAGGTGCTCACCAAGGATGCCGAGACCCACCTGACCCGGCTACCATGGCCCGGCAACGTGCGCCAGCTGGAGAATACCTGCCGCTGGCTGACGGTGATGGCATCCGGACGCGAGGTCCTGATCGAGGACCTGCCGCCGGAGCTGCGTGAGCCGGAGGCAGCGGAAAGGGGCAATGGCGATTGGCGCGCGGCCTTTCGCGACTGGGCCGACCGGGCGCTGGCCGCCGGGCACACCCATCTGCTGGAAGAAGCGGTTCCCGACTTCGAGAAGATCCTGATCGAGACTGCGCTGAAACATACCGGTGGGCGCAAGGGCGAGGCTGCCGAGCTGCTCGGCTGGGGGCGCAACACACTGACCCGCAAGCTCAAGACACTGCTGCCGGCATTGGCCGACGGGGAGTGA
- a CDS encoding deoxyguanosinetriphosphate triphosphohydrolase: MTQMHWQRLLDPSRLYGGRAGRDEIGRSPFHKDHDRIVFSGSFRRLGRKTQVHPLTDNDHIHTRLTHSLEVGCVGRSLGMIVGELLRERLPEWITPADMGVIVQAACLGHDIGNPPFGHAGEYAIRDWFKCAEADGSGLLKGLSERERADLLTYEGNAQGFRVVTQIEYNQFRGGMRLTTATLGTLLKYPWTVEHGGSAGKFGCYQSEKALLAEVADRLGLVPRGEGRWCRHPLAWLVEAADDICYALLDLEDGLEMGILRFDEVADVLLQIAGDAPPDYAAMERSGVSQRRRIAALRGAAMERAVNDVGAVFVDHETALLNGTLTSDLLELCHPDLGWGVAAAKQLARERIFQNERKAKLEIGAYTTLGILLEAFIGAAHELHHTGESSFKHQRVLALVGENTPRPSWTLYDSYRRMLDFIGGMTDHYAVDLAQEMGGRLRGD, from the coding sequence ATGACGCAGATGCACTGGCAGCGCTTGCTCGACCCCTCGCGACTCTACGGTGGCCGCGCCGGCCGTGATGAGATCGGTCGCAGCCCCTTCCACAAGGATCATGACCGGATCGTCTTTTCCGGCTCCTTTCGCCGCCTGGGGCGCAAGACCCAGGTGCATCCCCTCACCGACAACGACCATATCCACACCCGGCTGACCCATTCCCTGGAGGTGGGCTGCGTGGGGCGCTCGCTGGGCATGATCGTCGGCGAGCTGCTGCGCGAGCGGTTGCCGGAGTGGATCACTCCGGCCGACATGGGTGTCATCGTCCAGGCGGCTTGCCTGGGGCACGATATCGGCAACCCGCCCTTCGGCCACGCCGGTGAATATGCCATTCGCGACTGGTTCAAGTGCGCCGAGGCCGACGGCAGTGGGCTGCTCAAGGGACTGTCGGAGCGCGAACGCGCCGACCTGCTCACCTACGAGGGCAACGCCCAGGGGTTCCGGGTGGTCACCCAGATCGAGTACAACCAGTTCCGTGGCGGCATGCGGCTGACCACGGCGACGCTGGGGACACTCTTGAAGTACCCCTGGACGGTGGAGCACGGCGGCAGTGCCGGGAAGTTCGGCTGCTATCAGAGCGAGAAGGCGCTGCTGGCCGAGGTGGCCGACCGCCTGGGGCTGGTGCCCCGGGGCGAGGGGCGCTGGTGTCGCCATCCGCTGGCGTGGCTGGTCGAGGCGGCCGACGACATCTGCTACGCCCTGCTCGACCTGGAGGACGGCCTGGAAATGGGCATCCTGCGCTTCGACGAGGTGGCCGACGTGCTGCTGCAGATCGCCGGCGACGCCCCGCCGGACTATGCCGCCATGGAGCGCAGCGGTGTCTCCCAGCGTCGGCGTATCGCCGCCCTGCGCGGTGCGGCCATGGAGCGGGCGGTCAACGATGTGGGGGCGGTCTTCGTCGACCATGAGACGGCGCTGCTCAACGGTACCCTGACCAGCGACCTGCTGGAGCTCTGCCATCCCGACCTGGGCTGGGGGGTGGCGGCGGCCAAGCAGCTGGCGCGTGAGCGCATCTTCCAGAACGAACGCAAGGCCAAGCTGGAGATCGGCGCCTACACCACGCTTGGCATCCTGCTGGAGGCCTTTATCGGTGCGGCCCACGAGCTGCACCACACCGGTGAGTCGAGCTTCAAGCACCAGCGGGTGCTGGCGCTGGTCGGCGAGAACACGCCGCGCCCCTCCTGGACGCTGTATGACAGCTATCGACGCATGCTCGACTTCATCGGCGGGATGACCGACCACTATGCGGTGGACCTGGCCCAGGAAATGGGCGGTCGGCTGCGAGGAGACTGA
- a CDS encoding nuclease-related domain-containing protein, whose product MAWLEYLLPLIFLFPLGAMAVIVIALRNLHDARVRSPFNARPLREPGQALRDRLDRAFAALFLDGALGPIVSLAPLVYGMGRMLFASRQNWLEWALYGALSTVLVLIYCFLLIRDFQLIRRIKLGLACELAVGQELERMIHPEAHPYYVFHDVPTDTDTIDHVAVTPHGVFVVETRARTRPFTADGREINVVTVEPKRLRFPGWSEQRPLAKTLATTRWLGEWLENRCGAPVPIMGVLTLPGWDIICAGTPEGLMVVSGESLAQQLEEKQLGPIDDDMHDKVIAALIERAAELEKNTPLNAPSI is encoded by the coding sequence ATGGCCTGGCTGGAATACCTGCTCCCCTTGATCTTCCTGTTTCCCCTCGGGGCAATGGCAGTGATCGTGATCGCCCTGCGCAACCTGCACGATGCACGGGTGCGCTCGCCGTTCAACGCTCGCCCCCTGCGGGAACCCGGCCAGGCCCTCCGCGACAGGCTCGACCGCGCCTTCGCCGCCCTGTTCCTGGATGGCGCCCTGGGGCCGATCGTGTCACTGGCGCCACTCGTCTACGGCATGGGCCGCATGCTCTTTGCCAGCCGGCAGAACTGGCTGGAATGGGCTCTCTACGGCGCACTCAGCACCGTGCTGGTGCTGATCTACTGCTTCCTGCTGATCCGCGACTTCCAGCTGATCCGTCGCATCAAGCTGGGCCTGGCCTGTGAACTCGCCGTGGGCCAGGAGCTGGAGCGCATGATTCACCCCGAAGCGCACCCCTACTACGTCTTTCACGATGTGCCCACCGACACCGATACCATCGACCACGTGGCTGTCACCCCCCACGGGGTCTTCGTGGTCGAGACCCGCGCTCGTACCCGTCCTTTCACGGCTGACGGTCGAGAGATCAATGTGGTGACCGTGGAGCCGAAGCGCCTTCGCTTTCCCGGCTGGAGCGAGCAGCGCCCCCTGGCGAAGACGCTGGCCACCACCCGCTGGCTGGGCGAGTGGCTGGAGAACCGCTGCGGCGCACCGGTACCCATCATGGGGGTGCTGACCCTGCCCGGCTGGGACATCATCTGCGCCGGCACACCGGAAGGCCTGATGGTAGTCAGCGGCGAGTCACTTGCCCAGCAGCTGGAAGAGAAGCAGCTGGGGCCAATCGATGACGACATGCACGACAAGGTGATCGCGGCGCTCATCGAGCGCGCCGCCGAACTGGAGAAGAATACGCCGCTGAACGCCCCCTCCATCTGA